ACCTTGACTGCAGAAGCGAAGGGCCATCACTACGACGCGACCAGCATCCAGGTCCTCGAGGGTCTCGAGGCCGTCCGCAAGCGCCCGGCGATGTACATCGGCGACACGGCGGTGCGCGGGCTCCACCATCTGGTCTGGGAAGTCGTGGACAATTCCGTCGACGAGGCGCTGGCCGGCTTCTGCACCGAGATCCAGGTCGCCATTGAAACCGACGGCAGCGTCACGGTGCGCGACGACGGGCGCGGCATTCCGACCGACCTCCACGCCACCACCAAGAAACCGGCGCTGGAAGTGGTGATGACCACGTTGCATGCCGGCGGCAAGTTCGACTCCAATACCTACAAGGTTTCGGGCGGACTGCACGGCGTTGGGGTCTCGGTGGTGAACGCGCTGTCGGAGTGGTGCACGGTCGAGGTGCTTCGCGACGGCAAGATCTTCTCGCAGGAATACCGCCGCGGCGTGCCGACCGGCCCGATGAAGTCGCGGCCGGCCGAGAAGCGAGCCACCGGCTCGGGCACCACGGTGCGCTTCAAGCCCGACGCCGGGATCTTCGACGACACCACGTTCCACTGGGACACCATCGCCGCGCGCCTGCGCGAGCTGGCGTTCCTCAACAGCGGTCTCACGATCCGCCTCAACGACGCGCGCACCGCCAAGTCCACCGAGTATTTCTACAAGGGCGGCATCGTCGAGTTCGTGAAGTATCTCAACCAGAACAAAGAGACGCTTCACTCCAAGCCGGTGTTCTTCTC
This genomic interval from Candidatus Sulfotelmatobacter sp. contains the following:
- a CDS encoding ATP-binding protein, encoding MITGKEEGTLTAEAKGHHYDATSIQVLEGLEAVRKRPAMYIGDTAVRGLHHLVWEVVDNSVDEALAGFCTEIQVAIETDGSVTVRDDGRGIPTDLHATTKKPALEVVMTTLHAGGKFDSNTYKVSGGLHGVGVSVVNALSEWCTVEVLRDGKIFSQEYRRGVPTGPMKSRPAEKRATGSGTTVRFKPDAGIFDDTTFHWDTIAARLRELAFLNSGLTIRLNDARTAKSTEYFYKGGIVEFVKYLNQNKETLHSKPVFFSRERDNVSVEIAFQYNDGYTETLLSFVNNINTAEGGTHVVGFRSALTRTLVNYANREGFTKNLKADMGGEDVREGLVAVVSIKM